A region of Cheilinus undulatus linkage group 10, ASM1832078v1, whole genome shotgun sequence DNA encodes the following proteins:
- the LOC121516804 gene encoding protocadherin alpha-C2-like, whose protein sequence is MGHPVTMEPVQRYVFLVFLFSFVGITSSSVTHYSIPEEMKEGSVVANLATDLSLDVRTLNQRKMRLDIIANKKYLDVNKETGELYVVEKIDREHICTTKSSASCYLKLEVILENPVRIFNIEVEILDMNDNAPQFRRDVIYLDISESTPKGERFSLSNAVDPDVGSNSVKTYHLSESEHFNIEVQTGRDGSKFAELILKRALDREQQAVHNLILTAVDGGTPARSGTASVIVRVLDTNDNAPTFDKVNYNVKIMENSPIGSLVIHLNATDLDEGSNSDVTYSYSLYTSEKTQETFHLNPSTGEITVKGMLNYEDFKIYDMEVIATDKGANSLSGQCTIKILVEDMNDNHPEISIKSFQSPVNENIELDTVIAVVSVSDKDSGDNGVVDLHIPDNMPFKLRESSDNYYELVVSEPLDREKVPEYDITFTVTDRGSPPLSDNETMTLELLDVNDNVPQFPQSFYTIRVMENNAPGALLSSLTAFDPDLHENQYLVYFIIEKEIANTSMSMLFSINPENGNLYALKTFDYEIEKDFLFHIEARDSGSPPLSSNVTVHIIIVDQNDNAPVIVSPWRAHGSVVEEKIPRSTDKGSLVAKVIALDTDSVHNSRITYQFLQVTDATLFSLDQYNGEIRTMRMFSYRDPRHQRLVVVAKDNGEPALSATVTIKLATVETAVKAYSDMTEVPLEYDIFSDLNLYLVIGLGSVSFLLLITILVTIVLKCQKSKPSKAAPPCRNSVISERNSTIADSTLVSNDAYWYSLFLAETRKGKLVVRQPVPKGSRYIVSSIPRGTGLTDTSDSAASTLQVREQIEFLLMF, encoded by the coding sequence ATGGGGCACCCTGTAACAATGGAGCCTGTCCAAAGGTACGTGTTTCTcgtctttcttttttccttcgTTGGCATCACATCGTCTTCTGTAACTCATTATTCAATACCCGAGGAAATGAAAGAAGGATCAGTAGTTGCAAATCTTGCCACCGATCTGAGTTTGGACGTCAGAACACTGAatcagaggaagatgagactcGACATCATTGCAAACAAGAAATATCTGGATGTGAACAAAGAGACTGGAGAACTGTATGTTGTGGAGAAGATTGACAGGGAACATATTTGTACAACAAAGTCATCAGCATCTTGCTATCTAAAGCTGGAGGTAATCCTCGAAAATCCAGTGCGGATTTTTAACATTGAGGTAGAGATTTTAGATATGAACGACAACGCCCCACAATTTCGCAGGGACGTCATCTATTTAGATATATCTGAGTCAACGCCAAAAGGAGAGAGATTCTCTCTCAGTAATGCAGTGGATCCTGATGTTGGAAGCAATTCAGTCAAAACATATCATCTGAGTGAGAGTGAACATTTTAATATTGAAGTGCAAACCGGAAGAGATGGGTCAAAATTTGCAGAACTGATATTAAAAAGAGCATTAGATCGAGAGCAGCAGGCTGTCCACAATTTAATTCTCACAGCTGTAGATGGAGGAACACCTGCTCGGTCTGGAACTGCGAGTGTTATTGTTCGTGTTTTAGACACGAATGACAATGCACCTACATTTGACAAAGTTAattataatgtaaaaataatggaaaattcTCCCATAGGGAGTCTTGTCATTCATCTGAATGCCACAGATTTAGACGAGGGATCAAACTCTGATGTTACATACTCATACAGTTTATATACAtcagagaaaacacaagaaacatTTCATCTGAATCCATCCACTGGTGAAATCACTGTTAAAGGCATGCTGAATTATGAGGATTTCAAGATTTATGACATGGAAGTGATAGCTACAGATAAAGGAGCCAACAGTTTGTCAGGACAATGTACCATAAAGATTCTGGTGGAAGACATGAATGACAACCACCCAGAAATATCGATTAAGTCATTTCAGAGTCCAGTCAATGAAAACATCGAGTTAGACACAGTGATAGCTGTGGTTAGTGTGAGTGATAAAGACTCAGGGGACAATGGAGTGGTTGATCTTCATATCCCAGATAACATGCCGTTCAAACTGAGGGAGTCCTCTGATAACTATTATGAATTAGTGGTGTCAGAGCCCTTAGACCGTGAGAAGGTTCCAGAATATGACATCACTTtcactgtgacagacagagggTCTCCTCCTTTATCTGACAATGAGACGATGACCTTAGAGCTGCTGGATGTCAACGACAACGTCCCACAGTTCCCTCAGTCATTTTATACTATACGTGTCATGGAGAATAACGCACCTGGAGCCCTGCTCAGCTCGCTCACTGCCTTTGACCCTGACCTCCATGAAAACCAGTATCTGGTTTATTTCATCATCGAGAAGGAGATAGCCAACACTTCCATGTCCATGCTGTTCTCCATCAACCCAGAGAACGGAAATCTTTACGCACTCAAAACGTTTGACTATGAGATCGAGAAGGACTTTCTCTTCCACATCGAGGCCAGAGACTCTGGCTCTCCTCCACTCAGCAGCAACGTCACGGTGCACATCATCATCGTGGACCAGAACGACAACGCTCCGGTCATCGTGTCACCGTGGCGTGCGCATGGCTCGGTGGTGGAGGAGAAGATCCCCAGGTCCACTGACAAAGGCTCTCTGGTTGCCAAGGTGATCGCCTTGGACACAGACTCTGTGCACAACTCTCGGATCACATACCAGTTCCTGCAGGTGACTGACGCCACCTTGTTCAGTCTGGACCAGTACAACGGAGAGATCCGGACCATGAGGATGTTCAGCTACAGAGATCCGCGACACCAGAGACTGGTGGTTGTTGCCAAGGACAACGGGGAGCCGGCTCTGTCTGCCACAGTCACCATCAAGCTGGCCACAGTGGAGACTGCTGTCAAGGCCTACTCTGACATGACTGAGGTGCCTCTGGAATACGACATCTTCTCTGACCTCAACCTGTACCTGGTCATCGGTCTGGGCTCCGTGTCATTTCTCCTGCTCATCACCATCTTGGTCACCATCGTGCTCAAGTGTCAGAAAAGCAAGCCCAGCAAAGCGGCTCCTCCCTGCAGGAACAGTGTGATCAGTGAGAGGAACTCCACCATCGCAGACTCCACTCTGGTCTCCAACGATGCCTACTGGTACAGTCTGTTTCTAGCAGAGACCAGGAAAGGAAAGCTGGTGGTCAGACAGCCTGTGCCAAAGGGCTCCAGATACATCGTGTCCAGCATCCCGAGAGGAACAGGACTCACTGACACCAGTGACTCAGCAGCATCCACTCTGCAGGTAAGAGAACAGATAGAATTTCTTCTCATGTTCTAG
- the LOC121516805 gene encoding protocadherin alpha-C2-like: MRSLKRYVALVIAFSFVFPVNCSVTHYSIPEEMKEGSVVANLAADLSLDVKTLNRRKMRLDLIANKKYLDVNKETGELYVVEKIDREFLCTKTLTQCYLKMEVTLENPLRIFNIELEILDINDNAPQFRRDAIHLDISESTPTGERFSLSNAVDPDVGSNTVKTYFISETEHFTIEIQTGRDGSKFADLILKRALDREQQAVHNLILTAVDGGTPARSGTASVIVRVLDTNDNAPTFDKVNYNVKIMENSPIGSLVIHLNATDLDEGSNSDVTYSYSLYTSEKTQETFHLNPSTGEITVKGMLNYEDFKIYDMEVIATDKGANSLSGQCTIKILVEDMNDNHPEISIKSFQSPVNENIELDTVIAVVSVSDKDSGDNGVVDLHIPDNMPFKLRESSDNYYELVVSEPLDREKVPEYDITFTVTDRGSPPLSDNETMTLELLDVNDNVPQFPQSFYTIRVMENNAPGALLSSLTAFDPDLHENQYLVYFIIEKEIANTSMSMLFSINPENGNLYALKTFDYEIEKDFLFHIEARDSGSPPLSSNVTVHIIIVDQNDNAPVIVSPWRAHGSVVEEKIPRSTDKGSLVAKVIALDTDSVHNSRITYQFLQVTDATLFSLDQYNGEIRTMRMFSYRDPRHQRLVVVAKDNGEPALSATVTIKLATVETAVKAYSDMTEVPLEYDIFSDLNLYLVIGLGSVSFLLLITILVTIVLKCQKSKPSKAAPPCRNSVISERNSTIADSTLVSNDAYWYSLFLAETRKGKLVVRQPVPKGSRYIVSSIPRGTGLTDTSDSAASTLQCSA; encoded by the exons ATGCGGTCTCTTAAGAGGTACGTGGCGCTTGTGATTGCCTTTTCATTCGTTTTTCCTGTAAACTGTTCAGTGACACATTACTCGATACCCGAAGAAATGAAAGAAGGATCAGTTGTTGCAAATCTTGCTGCCGATCTGAGCTTggatgtgaaaacactgaatcGGAGAAAAATGCGTCTTGATCTAATTgccaacaaaaaatatttggatGTGAACAAAGAGACTGGCGAACTCTATGTTGTAGAGAAAATAGACAGAGAATTTCTATGCACAAAAACGCTGACACAATGCTATTTGAAAATGgaagtaactcttgaaaatcctTTACGAATTTTTAACATCGAGCTGGAAATTTTGGACATCAACGACAACGCCCCACAATTTCGAAGAGATGCCATACATCTAGACATATCTGAGTCAACACCAACGGGGGAGAGATTCTCCTTAAGCAACGCCGTTGACCCGGATGTTGGAAGCAATACAGTTAAAACTTATTTCATAAGTGAAACTGAACATTTTACTATCGAAATTCAAACTGGGAGAGATGGGTCAAAGTTTGCCGATTTGATATTAAAAAGAGCATTAGATCGAGAGCAGCAGGCTGTCCATAATTTAATTCTCACAGCTGTAGATGGAGGAACACCTGCTCGGTCTGGAACTGCGAGTGTTATTGTTCGTGTTTTAGACACGAATGACAATGCACCTACATTTGACAAAGTTAattataatgtaaaaataatggaaaattcACCCATAGGGAGTCTTGTCATTCATTTGAATGCCACAGATTTAGACGAGGGATCAAACTCTGATGTTACATACTCATACAGTTTATATACAtcagagaaaacacaagaaacatTTCATCTGAATCCATCCACTGGTGAAATCACTGTTAAAGGCATGCTGAATTATGAGGATTTCAAGATTTATGACATGGAAGTGATAGCTACAGATAAAGGAGCCAACAGTTTGTCAGGACAATGTACCATAAAGATTCTGGTGGAAGACATGAATGACAACCACCCAGAAATATCGATTAAGTCATTTCAGAGTCCAGTCAATGAAAACATCGAGTTAGACACAGTGATAGCTGTGGTTAGTGTGAGTGATAAAGACTCAGGGGACAATGGAGTGGTTGATCTTCATATCCCAGATAACATGCCGTTCAAACTGAGGGAGTCCTCTGATAACTATTATGAATTAGTGGTGTCAGAGCCCTTAGACCGTGAGAAGGTTCCAGAATATGACATCACTTtcactgtgacagacagagggTCTCCTCCTTTATCTGACAATGAGACGATGACCTTAGAGCTGCTGGATGTCAACGACAACGTCCCACAGTTCCCTCAGTCATTTTATACTATACGTGTCATGGAGAATAACGCACCTGGAGCCCTGCTCAGCTCGCTCACTGCCTTTGACCCTGACCTCCATGAAAACCAGTATCTGGTTTATTTCATCATCGAGAAGGAGATAGCCAACACTTCCATGTCCATGCTGTTCTCCATCAACCCAGAGAACGGAAATCTTTACGCACTCAAAACGTTTGACTATGAGATCGAGAAGGACTTTCTCTTCCACATCGAGGCCAGAGACTCTGGCTCTCCTCCACTCAGCAGCAACGTCACGGTGCACATCATCATCGTAGACCAGAACGACAACGCTCCGGTCATCGTGTCACCGTGGCGTGCACATGGCTCGGTGGTGGAGGAGAAGATCCCCAGGTCCACCGACAAAGGCTCTCTGGTTGCCAAGGTGATCGCCTTGGACACAGACTCTGTGCACAACTCTCGGATCACATACCAGTTCCTGCAGGTGACTGACGCCACCTTGTTCAGTCTGGACCAGTACAACGGAGAGATCCGGACCATGAGGATGTTCAGCTACAGAGATCCGCGACACCAGAGACTGGTGGTTGTTGCCAAGGACAACGGGGAGCCGGCTCTGTCTGCCACAGTCACCATCAAGCTGGCCACAGTGGAGACTGCTGTCAAGGCCTACTCTGACATGACTGAGGTGCCTCTGGAATACGACATCTTCTCTGACCTCAACCTGTACCTGGTCATCGGTCTGGGCTCCGTGTCATTTCTCCTGCTCATCACCATCTTGGTCACCATCGTGCTCAAGTGTCAGAAAAGCAAGCCCAGCAAAGCGGCTCCTCCCTGCAGGAACAGTGTGATCAGTGAGAGGAACTCCACCATCGCAGACTCCACTCTGGTCTCCAACGATGCCTACTGGTACAGTCTGTTTCTAGCAGAGACCAGGAAAGGAAAGCTGGTGGTCAGACAGCCTGTGCCAAAGGGCTCCAGATACATCGTGTCCAGCATCCCGAGAGGAACAGGACTCACTGACACCAGTGACTCAGCAGCATCCACTCTGCAG TGCAGCGCTTGA
- the LOC121516806 gene encoding protocadherin alpha-C2-like, with protein sequence MAGHIRQLSLRGYVSVFLFFSAIMNTVFCVTHYSVPEEMEEGSIVANLATDLGLDVKTLKGRKMRLDVVGNKKYLDINKDTGELFILERIDREFLCALRKTESCFLRLDAAIENPIRMFNIEVEITDINDNAPHFRRGTMHLDISESSPVGERFSLNNAADPDVGANSVKNYHLSSSDHFSIEIQTGRDGTKFADLVLTKALDREQQAVHNLILTAVDGGVPTRTGTASIIVRVLDVNDNAPSFDKDKYVVEVMENSPIGSLVIKLNATDLDEGSNSDIIYSYSLYTSERTQQMFNLNPENGEIRVREMINYEDFKLYDMEVIVSDKGPTSLSGQCKLTIQVTDMNDNHPEISIKSFQSPIKENEPIDTVIAVVSVSDKDSGDNGVVDLHIPDNMPFKLRESSDNYYELVVSEPLDREKVPEYDITFTVTDRGSPPLSDNETMTLELLDVNDNVPQFPQSFYTIRVMENNAPGALLSSLTAFDPDLHENQYLVYFIIEKEIANTSMSMLFSINPENGNLYALKTFDYEIEKDFLFHIEARDSGSPPLSSNVTVHIIIVDQNDNAPVIVSPWRAHGSVVEEKIPRSTDKGSLVAKVIALDTDSVHNSRITYQFLQVTDATLFSLDQYNGEIRTMRMFSYRDPRHQRLVVVAKDNGEPALSATVTIKLATVETAVKAYSDMTEVPLEYDIFSDLNLYLVIGLGSVSFLLLITILVTIVLKCQKSKPSKAAPPCRNSVISERNSTIADSTLVSNDAYWYSLFLAETRKGKLVVRQPVPKGSRYIVSSIPRGTGLTDTSDSAASTLQV encoded by the coding sequence ATGGCAGGCCATATTCGTCAGCTTTCCCTCAGAGGGTATGTTTCcgtatttctctttttttctgccatcatGAACACGGTATTCTGTGTCACTCATTATTCTGTTCCTGAAGAAATGGAGGAAGGCTCTATCGTTGCTAATTTGGCAACTGACCTGGGACTAGATGTGAAGACGCTCAAAGGAAGGAAAATGCGGCTTGATGTTGTAGGTAATAAAAAATACCTCGACATCAATAAGGACACTGGAGAGCTGTTTATTTTGGAAAGGATTGACCGAGAGTTTTTGTGTGCCCTTAGGAAAACTGAATCGTGCTTTCTGCGATTGGACGCTGCAATTGAAAATCCAATACGAATGTTCAATATCGAGGTTGAAATCACTGACATCAATGACAACGCTCCTCATTTTCGAAGAGGGACGATGCATCTGGACATTTCTGAGTCCAGCCCTGTTGGAGAAAGATTCTCTCTGAATAACGCTGCAGACCCGGATGTTGGAGCAAATTCAGTGAAAAACTACCACCTGAGCTCGAGTGATCATTTCTCCATTGAGATTCAGACAGGAAGAGACGGGACAAAGTTCGCTGATTTAGTGTTGACAAAAGCTTTAGACAGAGAGCAGCAGGCTGTTCATAATCTCATACTCACTGCTGTGGACGGTGGAGTTCCCACGCGCACAGGTACAGCCAGCATCATTGTCCGCGTGCTCGATGTGAACGACAACGCCCCTTCATTTGACAAAGACAAATACGTGGTAGAGGTGATGGAAAACTCTCCAATTGGCAGCCTAGTTATTAAACTGAACGCCACTGATTTAGATGAGGGGTCTAACTCTGATATCATTTATTCATATAGTTTATACACATCAGAGAGGACGCAACAGATGTTTAATCTTAATccagaaaatggtgaaattaGAGTGAGAGAGATGATCAACTATGAAGACTTTAAGCTTTATGACATGGAAGTTATTGTCAGTGATAAGGGGCCAACCTCCTTATCAGGACAGTGTAAACTGACAATACAGGTGACTGACATGAATGATAACCATCCAGAAATATCCATCAAATCATTTCAGAGTCCAATCAAAGAGAACGAACCCATAGACACAGTGATAGCTGTGGTTAGTGTGAGTGATAAAGACTCAGGGGACAATGGAGTGGTTGATCTTCATATCCCAGATAACATGCCGTTCAAACTGAGGGAGTCCTCTGATAACTATTATGAATTAGTGGTGTCAGAGCCCTTAGACCGTGAGAAGGTTCCAGAATATGACATCACTTtcactgtgacagacagagggTCTCCTCCTTTATCTGACAATGAGACGATGACCTTAGAGCTGCTGGATGTCAACGACAACGTCCCACAGTTCCCTCAGTCATTTTATACTATACGTGTCATGGAGAATAACGCACCTGGAGCCCTGCTCAGCTCGCTTACTGCCTTTGACCCTGACCTCCATGAAAACCAGTATCTGGTTTATTTCATCATCGAGAAGGAGATAGCCAACACCTCCATGTCCATGCTGTTCTCCATCAACCCAGAGAACGGAAATCTTTACGCACTCAAAACGTTTGACTATGAGATCGAGAAGGACTTTCTCTTCCACATCGAGGCCAGAGACTCTGGCTCTCCTCCACTCAGCAGCAACGTCACGGTGCACATCATCATCGTGGACCAAAACGACAACGCTCCGGTCATCGTGTCACCGTGGCGCGCGCACGGCTCGGTGGTGGAGGAGAAGATCCCCAGGTCCACTGACAAAGGCTCTCTGGTTGCCAAGGTGATCGCCTTGGACACAGACTCTGTGCACAACTCTCGAATCACATACCAGTTCCTGCAGGTGACTGACGCCACCTTGTTCAGTCTGGACCAGTACAACGGAGAGATCCGGACCATGAGGATGTTCAGCTACAGAGATCCACGACACCAGAGACTAGTGGTTGTTGCCAAGGACAACGGGGAGCCCGCTCTGTCTGCCACAGTCACCATCAAGCTGGCCACAGTGGAGACTGCTGTGAAGGCCTACTCTGACATGACTGAGGTGCCTCTGGAGTACGACATCTTCTCTGACCTCAACCTGTACCTGGTCATCGGTCTGGGCTCCGTGTCATTTCTCCTGCTCATCACCATCTTGGTCACCATCGTGCTCAAGTGTCAGAAAAGCAAGCCCAGCAAAGCGGCTCCTCCCTGCAGGAACAGTGTGATCAGTGAGAGGAACTCCACCATCGCAGACTCCACTCTGGTCTCCAACGATGCCTACTGGTACAGTCTGTTTCTAGCAGAGACCAGGAAAGGAAAGCTGGTGGTCAGACAGCCTGTGCCAAAGGGCTCCAGATACATCGTGTCCAGCATCCCGAGAGGAACAGGACTCACTGACACCAGTGACTCAGCAGCATCCACTCTGCAG